The Fervidibacillus albus genome contains a region encoding:
- the rplA gene encoding 50S ribosomal protein L1, with protein MAKRGKKYIEAEKLIDRSKAYDAKEALELVKKTSFVKFDASVEVAFRLGVDPKKADQQIRGAVVLPNGTGKTQRVLVFAKGEKAKEAEAAGADFVGDKDYIDKIQQGWFDFDVIVATPDMMGEVGKLGRTLGPKGLMPNPKTGTVTFDVDRAVKDIKAGKVEYRVDKAGNVHVPIGKVSFETEKLGENLETIYDTILKAKPAAAKGTYVKNVTVTSTMGPGVKVDPATI; from the coding sequence ATGGCAAAAAGAGGTAAGAAGTATATCGAAGCCGAAAAGTTAATTGACCGTTCAAAGGCATACGACGCCAAAGAAGCCCTTGAATTAGTGAAAAAGACGAGTTTTGTAAAATTCGATGCATCGGTCGAAGTCGCTTTTCGTCTCGGTGTTGATCCGAAAAAAGCTGACCAACAAATTCGCGGGGCAGTCGTACTTCCAAATGGAACGGGAAAAACCCAACGAGTACTCGTTTTCGCCAAAGGTGAAAAAGCTAAAGAAGCGGAAGCTGCAGGTGCAGATTTCGTCGGTGATAAGGATTATATCGATAAAATCCAACAAGGTTGGTTTGATTTTGATGTAATCGTTGCAACCCCTGATATGATGGGAGAAGTTGGGAAACTCGGCCGCACCCTCGGACCGAAAGGATTAATGCCGAATCCGAAAACAGGTACTGTTACTTTTGATGTTGACCGTGCCGTGAAAGACATTAAAGCAGGTAAAGTTGAATATCGTGTAGATAAAGCTGGAAACGTACATGTGCCAATTGGAAAAGTTTCCTTTGAAACCGAAAAGCTCGGTGAAAACTTGGAAACGATCTATGACACGATTTTAAAAGCAAAACCGGCTGCTGCTAAAGGAACATATGTAAAAAATGTAACGGTCACTTCAACGATGGGGCCTGGCGTAAAAGTCGATCCAGCAACGATCTAA
- the sigH gene encoding RNA polymerase sporulation sigma factor SigH, protein MRDVVGKNAKEKYKGMEDEEIVELVHNGDSEALDYLIHKYRLFVRVKAKSYFLIGADREDIVQEGMIGLFKAIRDYKDDKPTSFKAFAELCITRQIITAIKMATRQKHIPLNSYVSLDKPVFDEESDRTLLDMISGSKELDPEELIINREEFDQIELKMSELLSDLERKVLALYLDGQSYQEISGELNRHVKSIDNALQRVKRKLEKYLETR, encoded by the coding sequence TTGCGCGATGTTGTGGGAAAAAACGCGAAGGAAAAGTACAAAGGGATGGAAGACGAAGAAATTGTTGAACTCGTCCATAACGGTGACAGCGAAGCGCTAGATTATTTGATTCACAAATATCGACTATTTGTACGCGTTAAAGCAAAGTCTTACTTTTTAATTGGTGCGGACCGGGAAGATATCGTGCAGGAAGGCATGATCGGTCTGTTTAAAGCGATCAGGGACTATAAAGACGACAAACCGACATCGTTCAAAGCCTTTGCCGAGTTATGTATCACACGCCAAATCATCACTGCTATCAAAATGGCCACTAGACAAAAACATATTCCCCTTAATTCCTATGTATCATTGGACAAGCCGGTATTCGATGAAGAAAGCGATCGAACTTTACTCGATATGATCTCCGGTTCGAAGGAACTCGATCCAGAGGAATTAATCATTAATCGAGAAGAGTTTGATCAAATTGAATTAAAGATGTCTGAGCTTTTGAGCGATTTGGAACGAAAGGTATTAGCCCTCTATTTAGATGGCCAGTCGTATCAAGAAATTTCCGGAGAACTAAACCGCCATGTAAAGTCAATTGATAACGCTTTGCAAAGGGTGAAAAGAAAACTGGAGAAATATTTAGAAACAAGATAA
- the rplL gene encoding 50S ribosomal protein L7/L12, giving the protein MTKEEIIEAVKNMTVLELNDLVKAIEEEFGVTAAAPVAVVGGAAGGAAAEEKTEFDVVLTEAGAQKIKVIKVVREITGLGLKEAKELVDNTPKPLKEGISKEEAEELKAKLEEVGAGVEVK; this is encoded by the coding sequence ATGACGAAAGAAGAAATCATTGAAGCCGTCAAAAATATGACTGTTTTAGAACTTAACGACTTAGTAAAAGCAATCGAAGAAGAATTCGGTGTTACTGCTGCTGCTCCTGTTGCAGTTGTTGGTGGAGCTGCTGGCGGTGCTGCTGCTGAAGAAAAAACGGAATTCGATGTTGTTTTAACTGAAGCTGGAGCACAAAAAATTAAAGTTATTAAAGTTGTTCGCGAAATCACTGGTCTTGGTCTTAAAGAAGCGAAAGAATTGGTTGACAACACACCAAAACCACTTAAAGAAGGTATTTCGAAAGAAGAAGCTGAAGAACTCAAAGCAAAACTTGAAGAAGTTGGCGCTGGCGTAGAAGTAAAATAA
- the rplK gene encoding 50S ribosomal protein L11, which translates to MAKKVIKVVKLQIPAGKANPAPPVGPALGQAGVNIMGFCKEFNARTADQAGLIIPVEITVFEDRSFTFITKTPPAAVLLKKAAGIESGSGEPNRNKVATIKRDKVREIAETKMPDLNAASVEAAMAMIEGTARSMGIVIED; encoded by the coding sequence GTGGCTAAAAAAGTCATTAAAGTTGTAAAATTGCAAATCCCTGCTGGTAAAGCAAATCCAGCGCCACCGGTAGGTCCTGCATTAGGTCAAGCCGGAGTAAACATTATGGGATTTTGTAAAGAATTTAACGCTCGCACAGCTGATCAAGCTGGTTTAATAATTCCGGTGGAAATCACGGTTTTCGAAGACCGTTCATTTACTTTCATTACGAAAACACCACCTGCCGCAGTATTGTTGAAAAAGGCAGCTGGTATCGAATCCGGTTCAGGCGAGCCGAATCGCAATAAAGTTGCAACAATTAAGCGCGACAAAGTGCGCGAAATTGCCGAGACAAAAATGCCTGATTTAAACGCTGCAAGTGTGGAAGCCGCTATGGCGATGATCGAAGGTACTGCACGTAGCATGGGCATTGTTATTGAAGATTAA
- a CDS encoding class I SAM-dependent methyltransferase codes for MTEHYYSKNPKTESRPLHWDYTLRGKTFRFTTDRGVFSKNEVDFGSKLLIHTFHEPVASGPFLDIGCGYGPIGLALAKTYPMRTVHMIDVNERAIRLAEENARNNQIENVTIYESDGFERVKETTFAAIVTNPPIRAGKNIVFHLLEKSKEYLCPEGELWVVVQKKQGAPSVKTKLSEIFGNVTVVKRDKGYYIFRAQK; via the coding sequence ATGACGGAACATTATTATTCAAAAAATCCGAAAACCGAAAGCCGTCCACTTCATTGGGATTATACGTTGAGGGGAAAAACTTTTCGCTTTACCACGGATCGAGGAGTATTTTCAAAAAACGAGGTCGATTTTGGTTCGAAATTGTTGATCCATACATTTCACGAACCGGTCGCATCTGGGCCGTTTTTAGATATCGGTTGTGGTTACGGTCCGATTGGATTAGCATTGGCGAAAACATATCCGATGCGAACAGTTCACATGATTGACGTTAATGAGCGGGCGATTCGATTAGCTGAGGAAAATGCAAGAAACAATCAAATTGAAAATGTGACCATATACGAAAGTGACGGATTTGAGCGGGTTAAGGAAACAACCTTTGCTGCGATCGTAACAAACCCTCCGATTCGGGCGGGGAAAAATATCGTTTTCCATCTTTTAGAAAAAAGCAAGGAATATTTGTGCCCGGAAGGAGAACTGTGGGTAGTTGTTCAAAAAAAACAAGGGGCGCCTTCTGTAAAAACGAAGCTCTCCGAAATTTTCGGCAATGTGACCGTAGTAAAAAGGGATAAAGGCTATTATATTTTCCGCGCTCAAAAATGA
- the secE gene encoding preprotein translocase subunit SecE codes for MQTIVKFFHNVAEEMRKVRWPHRNELFKYTITVITTVIFFIIFFTLIDLGITQIIELIP; via the coding sequence ATGCAAACAATTGTTAAATTTTTCCATAATGTCGCGGAAGAAATGAGAAAAGTTCGATGGCCACATAGAAATGAATTGTTTAAATATACCATTACAGTCATAACGACGGTAATCTTTTTTATCATCTTTTTCACATTAATCGATCTCGGAATTACCCAAATTATTGAATTAATCCCTTGA
- the rlmB gene encoding 23S rRNA (guanosine(2251)-2'-O)-methyltransferase RlmB, which translates to MDKSYVVGKNAVLETLNSKRDINKIWIAEGSQKGTMQELIKKAKERNIVIQYVPKKKLAEMVDENHQGVVAQVAAYQYAQLDDLFQRAEQKKEVPFFLILDEIVDPHNLGSIIRTADATGVHGIIIPKRRSVGLTATVAKASTGAIEHVPVARVTNIRQTMDELKKRGVWIVGTDADAKQDYRDMDGKMPIALVIGNEGKGMGKLVKENCDFLIRLPMKGHVTSLNASVAAAILMYEVYRKRYPIGT; encoded by the coding sequence ATGGATAAAAGTTATGTCGTTGGAAAAAACGCAGTTCTCGAGACATTAAATTCCAAACGCGACATTAACAAAATATGGATTGCAGAAGGATCGCAAAAAGGAACAATGCAAGAATTGATTAAAAAAGCAAAGGAAAGGAATATCGTAATCCAATATGTTCCAAAGAAAAAATTAGCGGAAATGGTTGATGAAAACCACCAAGGTGTCGTTGCCCAAGTCGCTGCATATCAATATGCCCAATTGGATGATTTATTTCAAAGGGCGGAACAGAAAAAGGAAGTTCCCTTTTTCCTCATCCTCGACGAAATTGTCGATCCGCATAATTTAGGTTCGATAATAAGAACAGCTGATGCTACCGGAGTACACGGCATCATTATACCGAAACGTCGATCTGTCGGTTTAACGGCGACGGTTGCAAAAGCATCCACAGGAGCTATTGAACATGTACCAGTCGCACGGGTTACAAACATTCGTCAAACGATGGATGAATTGAAAAAAAGAGGCGTTTGGATCGTCGGCACAGACGCCGATGCAAAACAGGATTATAGGGATATGGATGGAAAAATGCCCATCGCTCTTGTCATCGGCAACGAAGGAAAAGGTATGGGCAAACTCGTAAAGGAAAACTGTGATTTTTTAATTCGATTACCGATGAAAGGTCATGTAACCTCTTTAAATGCTTCTGTGGCAGCCGCAATTTTAATGTATGAAGTATACAGGAAACGTTATCCGATAGGAACATAA
- a CDS encoding Mini-ribonuclease 3: MKLLSEYTSGAKNVNSLALAYMGDAIFEVYVRRMLLEKGMMKPNMLQQKATEYVSAKAQSYIARTLLEKNVLTEEEVAVLKRGRNAKSATVRKNTDVQTYRYSTAFEALIGFLYLSSNFSRLDELIEQSFTYIEEKKEVGRNG; the protein is encoded by the coding sequence ATGAAATTGCTTTCGGAGTATACTAGCGGAGCGAAAAACGTCAATAGTTTAGCGCTCGCTTACATGGGTGATGCGATATTTGAAGTTTACGTAAGAAGAATGCTGTTGGAAAAGGGAATGATGAAACCGAATATGTTGCAGCAAAAAGCCACCGAATACGTATCTGCAAAAGCACAAAGTTATATCGCTCGAACCCTTTTGGAAAAGAACGTTTTAACGGAAGAGGAAGTCGCCGTTTTAAAAAGAGGTAGAAACGCGAAAAGCGCAACGGTACGGAAAAATACCGACGTCCAAACATATCGGTATAGTACGGCCTTCGAAGCGCTAATCGGCTTCCTCTACTTATCGTCCAATTTTTCCCGGTTGGACGAGCTCATCGAACAATCTTTTACGTACATTGAAGAGAAAAAGGAGGTTGGCCGTAATGGATAA
- the rplJ gene encoding 50S ribosomal protein L10: MSSAIEQKKLVVEEIAQKLKNSVSTVVVDYRGLNVAEVTELRKQLREAGIEFKVYKNSMMRRAADSVELSGLNDVLTGPNAVAFSAEDVIAPAKILNDFAKEHDALEIKAGVIEGNLATFEEIKALAELPSRDGLLSMLLSVLQAPIRNFALAAKAVADQKEEQGA; the protein is encoded by the coding sequence ATGTCCAGTGCCATTGAGCAGAAGAAACTTGTAGTGGAAGAAATTGCACAAAAATTAAAAAACAGCGTTTCAACTGTAGTCGTTGACTATCGTGGTTTGAACGTGGCAGAAGTGACTGAACTTCGTAAACAACTTCGGGAAGCTGGCATTGAATTTAAAGTGTACAAAAATTCAATGATGCGTCGTGCTGCTGATTCGGTAGAATTATCCGGATTAAACGACGTATTAACAGGACCGAATGCTGTTGCTTTCAGTGCGGAAGACGTCATCGCACCTGCGAAAATTTTAAATGATTTTGCAAAAGAACATGATGCTCTTGAAATTAAAGCGGGTGTCATTGAAGGAAATTTGGCTACGTTTGAGGAAATTAAAGCCCTTGCAGAATTGCCGTCGAGAGATGGATTGCTCTCTATGTTGTTGAGCGTATTGCAAGCGCCGATCCGAAACTTTGCCCTTGCAGCAAAAGCTGTTGCTGATCAAAAAGAAGAACAGGGCGCGTAA
- the nusG gene encoding transcription termination/antitermination protein NusG, translating to MEKNWYVVHTYSGYENKVKANLEKRVETMGMQDKIFRVIVPEEEETDVKNGKKKVVKKKVFPGYVLVELIMTDDSWYVVRNTPGVTGFVGSAGSGSKPTPLLDEEVQALLKRMGIDEQRIDIDLEIGESVQVKDGPFQNFSGIVEDFDKLKGKVKVLVNMFGRETPVELDFSQIEKI from the coding sequence ATGGAAAAAAATTGGTATGTTGTCCATACGTATTCCGGATATGAAAATAAAGTGAAGGCAAATCTGGAAAAACGAGTAGAAACAATGGGTATGCAAGATAAAATATTTCGCGTCATCGTCCCAGAAGAAGAGGAAACGGACGTAAAAAATGGAAAAAAGAAAGTAGTTAAAAAGAAAGTGTTTCCAGGTTACGTTTTAGTCGAACTAATTATGACTGACGACTCCTGGTATGTCGTTCGAAATACCCCGGGCGTAACAGGATTCGTAGGCTCTGCCGGTTCAGGATCGAAACCGACTCCCCTTTTGGATGAGGAAGTACAAGCGTTATTGAAACGGATGGGCATTGACGAACAACGAATCGATATCGATTTAGAAATCGGTGAATCGGTACAAGTGAAAGACGGACCTTTCCAAAATTTCTCCGGTATTGTGGAAGATTTTGATAAACTAAAAGGAAAAGTTAAAGTACTCGTCAACATGTTCGGCAGAGAAACCCCTGTGGAATTAGATTTTTCGCAAATTGAGAAAATATAG
- a CDS encoding NYN domain-containing protein codes for MDILIVDGYNMIGAWPELQKLRKKNLALARNQLIDLLADYQAYTGARVIVVFDAYIVKGTEKKQKNYRIEIIYTKEKETADEKIEKLVLEMADKRTKVFVATSDFTEQWAIFGQGAYRKSARELYIEIQEIKKKIRKNIKEIREEKPVSKIPLTKEVADFFEKFRRGQ; via the coding sequence ATGGACATCTTGATCGTCGACGGATATAACATGATCGGTGCATGGCCTGAATTACAAAAGCTTCGAAAAAAAAATTTAGCATTAGCAAGAAACCAATTAATCGATCTCCTTGCCGACTACCAAGCATATACAGGAGCGCGGGTAATTGTCGTATTCGATGCATATATTGTTAAAGGCACGGAAAAGAAACAAAAAAATTATCGAATCGAAATTATTTATACGAAGGAAAAGGAAACGGCTGATGAAAAGATCGAAAAGTTAGTATTGGAAATGGCCGATAAAAGGACGAAAGTATTCGTTGCGACATCCGATTTTACGGAACAATGGGCAATTTTTGGACAAGGGGCATACCGAAAATCTGCTAGGGAACTGTATATTGAAATACAAGAAATTAAAAAAAAGATCCGAAAAAACATAAAGGAAATCCGCGAAGAAAAACCGGTCTCGAAAATTCCTCTTACAAAGGAAGTCGCAGATTTTTTTGAAAAATTCAGAAGAGGACAATAA
- the rpoB gene encoding DNA-directed RNA polymerase subunit beta — MTGQLVQYGRHRQRKSFARIQEVLELPNLIEIQTSSYEWFLDEGLREMFQDISPIEDFTGNLSLEFVDYSLGEPKYSVEESKERDVTYAAPLRVKARLINKETGEVKDQEVFMGDFPLMTETGTFIINGAERVIVSQLVRSPSVYYNAKMDKNGRRGFTATVIPNRGAWLEFETDAKDVVYVRIDRTRKLPITVLLRALGFGTDQEIIDLIGDNEYLRNTLEKDNTDNVEKALIEIYERLRPGEPPTVENAKSLLISRFFDPKRYDLANVGRYKINKKLHIGNRLFGQTLAETLADSETGEIVAEKGTVLDRRTLDRILPYLEKGIGFKSFQPVGGVMEDEIVIQSVKIYSPADEDRKEINIIGNANVGEKIKHITPADIIASISYFFNLLHQVGRTDDIDHLGNRRLRSVGELLQNQFRIGLSRMERVVRERMSIQDTNTITPQQLINIRPVIASIKEFFGSSQLSQFMDQTNPLAELTHKRRLSALGPGGLTRERAGFEVRDVHYSHYGRMCPIETPEGPNIGLINSLSTYAKVNRFGFIETPYRKVDPETGSVTDEIHYMTADEEDNYVVAQANAKLDENGYFLEKEVFARFRGENLVVPIDRVDYMDVSPKQVVSVATACIPFLENDDSNRALMGANMQRQAVPLMVPEAPIVGTGMEYVSAHDSGAAVICKHDGIVEHVEAKEIRVRRISVIDGREVPGNLDKYRLSKFIRSNNGMSFNQRPIVKAGDRVTKGEILADGPSMELGELALGRNVLVAFMTWEGYNYEDAIIMSERLVKDDVYTSIHIEEYESESRDTKLGPEEITRDIPNVGEDALRNLDDRGIIRIGAEVKDGDILVGKVTPKGVTELTAEERLLHAIFGEKAREVRDTSLRVPHGGGGIILDVKVFNREDGDELPPGVNQLVRVYIVQKRKISVGDKMAGRHGNKGVISRILPEEDMPFLPDGTPVDIMLNPLGVPSRMNIGQVLELHLGIAAKRLGLHVATPVFDGANEEDVWSTLEEAGMNRDGKTILYDGRTGEPFDNRVSVGIMYMIKLAHMVDDKLHARSTGPYSLVTQQPLGGKAQFGGQRFGEMEVWALEAYGAAYTLQEILTVKSDDVVGRVKTYESIVKGDNVPEPGVPESFKVLMKELQSLGLDVKILSADQREIEMKELEDDDDIGNSESFNIQSDGNEEKESEKVGASVD; from the coding sequence TTGACAGGTCAACTAGTACAATATGGTCGACATCGCCAACGCAAAAGCTTTGCAAGAATTCAGGAAGTATTGGAATTACCCAATTTAATTGAAATCCAAACTTCTTCTTACGAATGGTTTTTGGATGAAGGATTGCGTGAAATGTTTCAAGACATTTCACCGATCGAGGATTTTACCGGAAATCTGTCCCTTGAATTCGTTGATTACAGCTTAGGAGAGCCGAAGTATTCGGTGGAGGAGTCGAAGGAACGGGATGTTACTTACGCAGCTCCACTTCGGGTAAAAGCGAGATTAATCAACAAAGAAACCGGTGAAGTAAAGGATCAGGAAGTGTTTATGGGTGATTTTCCACTCATGACGGAAACGGGTACCTTTATCATTAACGGGGCAGAACGTGTTATCGTCTCCCAATTAGTCCGATCTCCTAGTGTCTATTATAATGCAAAAATGGACAAAAATGGAAGGCGAGGTTTTACAGCAACCGTCATTCCTAACCGTGGTGCATGGCTTGAATTTGAAACGGATGCGAAGGATGTCGTATACGTTCGAATTGATCGTACGCGTAAATTGCCGATTACCGTTTTGTTAAGAGCACTCGGTTTTGGAACAGACCAAGAAATTATCGATTTAATCGGTGATAATGAGTATTTGCGTAATACGTTAGAAAAGGACAATACAGATAACGTTGAAAAGGCACTTATTGAAATTTATGAACGCCTCCGTCCAGGTGAACCGCCGACGGTAGAAAATGCAAAAAGTTTATTAATCTCCCGCTTTTTTGATCCGAAACGGTATGATTTAGCGAACGTCGGACGGTATAAAATAAATAAAAAATTGCATATCGGGAATCGATTGTTCGGTCAAACGTTAGCTGAAACGTTAGCCGATTCCGAAACGGGCGAAATCGTCGCTGAAAAGGGGACGGTTTTAGACCGACGGACCCTCGATCGGATTTTACCTTACTTAGAAAAGGGAATCGGATTTAAATCGTTTCAACCAGTTGGCGGTGTGATGGAAGATGAGATCGTTATTCAATCTGTTAAAATCTATTCACCTGCGGATGAAGATAGGAAAGAAATTAATATTATTGGCAACGCAAATGTAGGCGAAAAAATTAAACATATCACCCCTGCTGATATTATTGCATCCATTAGCTACTTCTTTAATTTACTTCATCAAGTTGGAAGAACGGACGACATTGACCATTTAGGAAATCGTCGTTTACGTTCGGTAGGTGAACTTTTACAAAATCAATTCCGTATCGGATTATCGAGGATGGAACGGGTTGTAAGGGAACGGATGTCCATTCAAGATACGAATACGATTACTCCGCAACAGTTAATTAATATTCGACCTGTAATCGCATCGATTAAAGAGTTTTTCGGAAGCTCGCAGCTATCCCAATTCATGGATCAAACAAATCCACTTGCCGAATTAACTCATAAAAGACGGTTATCAGCCCTCGGACCAGGAGGATTGACGAGGGAAAGAGCTGGATTCGAAGTGCGGGACGTCCATTATTCCCATTATGGTCGAATGTGTCCGATCGAAACGCCGGAAGGTCCGAACATCGGATTGATTAACTCGTTATCTACTTATGCGAAGGTAAATCGCTTCGGATTTATCGAGACACCTTATCGGAAAGTTGATCCAGAAACGGGTAGTGTAACCGATGAAATCCATTATATGACAGCGGATGAAGAAGATAATTACGTCGTTGCCCAAGCGAACGCAAAATTAGATGAGAACGGATATTTCTTAGAAAAAGAAGTGTTCGCACGTTTCCGTGGTGAAAACTTAGTTGTACCGATCGATCGAGTCGATTATATGGATGTATCACCGAAACAAGTCGTCTCCGTAGCGACAGCATGTATTCCGTTCTTGGAAAATGATGACTCAAACCGTGCGTTGATGGGAGCGAACATGCAACGGCAAGCTGTTCCTTTAATGGTTCCAGAAGCACCGATTGTTGGTACGGGAATGGAATATGTGTCCGCCCATGATTCCGGCGCAGCAGTCATCTGTAAACACGATGGAATTGTGGAGCATGTGGAAGCGAAAGAAATTCGAGTTCGGCGCATATCTGTCATTGACGGCCGAGAAGTTCCAGGCAACCTGGATAAATACCGTTTATCGAAATTTATTCGATCGAATAACGGAATGTCCTTTAACCAACGTCCAATTGTCAAAGCAGGCGATCGGGTAACGAAAGGTGAAATTTTAGCGGATGGTCCTTCGATGGAACTTGGGGAATTAGCCCTTGGACGAAACGTTCTTGTCGCCTTTATGACTTGGGAAGGTTATAACTACGAAGACGCGATTATTATGAGCGAACGGCTTGTGAAAGATGACGTCTATACGTCCATTCATATCGAAGAATATGAATCTGAATCCCGGGATACAAAACTAGGACCGGAGGAAATTACAAGGGATATTCCGAATGTTGGTGAAGATGCTTTACGGAACTTGGACGATCGAGGCATTATCCGCATCGGTGCCGAAGTAAAGGACGGAGATATTCTTGTCGGTAAAGTAACTCCGAAAGGTGTTACGGAATTGACAGCGGAGGAACGTTTACTCCATGCGATCTTCGGTGAAAAGGCAAGGGAAGTTCGTGACACATCTTTACGCGTTCCTCACGGGGGCGGAGGCATCATCCTCGACGTAAAAGTATTTAACCGAGAAGATGGTGACGAACTACCTCCTGGAGTGAACCAGCTCGTTCGTGTTTATATCGTACAAAAACGAAAAATTTCCGTAGGGGATAAAATGGCCGGTCGCCACGGTAATAAAGGGGTTATCTCGAGGATATTGCCCGAAGAGGATATGCCGTTTTTACCGGATGGGACGCCGGTTGATATCATGCTTAATCCGTTAGGGGTTCCTTCCCGTATGAACATCGGGCAAGTATTAGAACTGCATCTCGGTATTGCAGCGAAACGATTAGGCCTCCATGTAGCTACACCGGTATTTGATGGAGCGAACGAAGAAGATGTTTGGAGCACGTTGGAAGAAGCTGGCATGAACCGGGATGGAAAAACGATTCTATACGACGGCCGTACTGGAGAACCTTTCGATAACCGGGTATCCGTCGGAATCATGTATATGATTAAACTGGCCCACATGGTTGATGATAAATTACATGCTCGTTCAACGGGACCGTACTCCCTCGTTACTCAACAACCGCTCGGTGGTAAGGCCCAATTCGGAGGACAACGCTTTGGTGAGATGGAAGTTTGGGCACTTGAAGCGTACGGAGCTGCATATACTCTTCAAGAAATTTTAACAGTTAAGTCCGATGATGTCGTCGGCCGAGTGAAAACATATGAATCGATTGTGAAAGGAGACAATGTACCTGAACCTGGCGTGCCAGAATCATTTAAAGTGTTAATGAAGGAATTGCAAAGTTTAGGTCTAGATGTGAAAATCCTTTCCGCAGATCAACGCGAAATCGAGATGAAAGAACTGGAAGATGATGACGATATAGGGAACTCTGAATCATTTAATATACAATCCGACGGAAATGAAGAGAAGGAATCTGAAAAAGTGGGTGCTTCTGTGGATTAA